The following proteins are encoded in a genomic region of Necator americanus strain Aroian chromosome II, whole genome shotgun sequence:
- a CDS encoding hypothetical protein (NECATOR_CHRII.G8602.T3): MPELIPSPQCTASCMPECTPQCTEQQDSFSNQLHAPPTSMESQCVSACTPKCDPQCIYEQEHKAAEQPPLPFPTLIPTEGAEAQEQTEGEHSTTPYPTSPSLQCIDACMPNCDSQCILEHELQRNEVQYPSTPVPESILTEEPSSECVEACMPKCEFQCISAYQRIPGEKSTESFTTPSTMNLDEPECVPECMPSCEPECVLEQYLVKNLTPVHEPLSPTRSQEHSDSPLRVEIIFEDQKKVRRTAAVLEVGQLNEVGKGGS, from the coding sequence ATGCCAGAACTAATCCCTTCACCTCAATGTACAGCTTCTTGCATGCCTGAGTGCACACCACAATGCACAGAACAACAGGATTCCTTTTCCAATCAACTACACGCTCCACCTACTTCCATGGAATCTCAGTGTGTCTCAGCTTGTACACCAAAATGCGATCCACAATGCATCTATGAACAAGAACATAAGGCAGCGGAACAACCTCCGTTACCGTTTCCAACTCTGATTCCCACAGAAGGAGCGGAAGCTCAGGAGCAAACCGAAGGCGAGCACTCAACGACACCATATCCAACATCACCGTCTTTGCAGTGCATCGATGCTTGCATGCCAAATTGCGATTCTCAGTGCATTCTGGAACATGAATTGCAACGAAATGAAGTCCAATATCCATCAACTCCTGTTCCGGAATCGATATTGACAGAAGAACCTTCATCTGAATGCGTAGAGGCCTGTATGCCTAAGTGCGAATTTCAGTGCATCTCAGCCTATCAGAGAATTCCCGGCGAAAAATCTACAGAATCTTTCACAACCCCAAGTACAATGAATCTCGATGAACCCGAATGCGTTCCCGAATGTATGCCGTCATGCGAACCTGAATGTGTCCTGGAGCAGTACCTTGTGAAAAATCTGACGCCTGTGCATGAGCCACTTTCACCGACACGATCGCAAGAACATTCAGACTCGCCTTTGCGAGTGGAGATAATCTTCGAAGACCAGAAGAAGGTAAGAAGAACAGCAGCAGTACTTGAAGTGGGACAACTAAACGAAGTAGGAAAAGGGGGGAGTTAA
- a CDS encoding hypothetical protein (NECATOR_CHRII.G8602.T4): MTGSASIKVLICRAFTVPVAIMHSVLLLGLVFLTVTEQSSLTHVKRLCPCSGFVSNSCNCYGNFVPQCTCMRPSVPQSHYATRASPSRCALCLADIHVLNRV; encoded by the exons ATGACTGGCTCAGCCAGTATAAAAGTTCTTATCTGCCGAGCTTTCACCGTTCCAGTGGCAATAATGCACTCGGTTCTTCTGCTTGGGCTAGTATTTTTAACTGTTACGGAGCAG TCTTCACTGACTCATGTGAAACGCCTATGTCCATGCTCCGGATTCGTCTCAAATTCCTGTAATTGTTACGGTAATTTTGTACCTCAATGCACCTGCATGAGACCATCCGTTCCACAATCGCACT ATGCTACCAGAGCAAGTCCTTCTCGATGTGCCCTCTGTCTTGCAGATATACATGTTCTAAATCGTGTATGA
- a CDS encoding hypothetical protein (NECATOR_CHRII.G8603.T1) → MTEHPVGKKRLDCCCPVSLAINASVGKLFIISTATMCTAFALGLILLVTLTEQTSVTRTKRQCPCAYFPPSSCSCRASLTPRCTCVRPILQPSCACSVQSQSSLCRSSCQRSCISTCARSSLSSSCPSSCAYTCSQSCMPQQVIPIRVVMPKITIPTECLPVCQQNCRDSCSLILNSITCNPLCKQSCVNKCVDVIRVLEQNQLTIKETHVSEVPQCSTACMPLCAPQCVQEQNILVQEPVPALSPVVLPSSQCTAACMPNCAKNCVQEQQPSVNQPVVFTNPFATADILPQQPAIGQEPSLLPDNISTLSPQLQEVFVGSPTMSPTQIATGQPQQSPLDIPFLMPGPVSTGTSQPQLQEVPTTQPTLVSEQGAGEVTQSSIFVTPPSLIPGPISPGAPFPQDATINQVIIDGLAAASSQSQQLNQGASTFPINSIQTPGQLQCVPACMPKCDPQCILEQELLQYDWSQMATGTTPQPKSVGIRPLKVNIVMDDPSQSYPKCKYGCAQQCAQQCGMRSDQEYCLKMCENSCEKSCLSKA, encoded by the exons ATGACAGAACATCCAGTGGGGAAAAAACGTCTTGATTGTTGTTGTCCGGTTTCACTCGCTATAAATGCTTCGGTCGGCAAGCTCTTCATCATCTCAACGGCAACAATGTGCACAGCTTTTGCTCTAGGATTGATATTGCTAGTTACACTGACTGAACAG ACCTCTGTAACTCGCACGAAACGACAGTGTCCCTGCGCCTATTTCCCGCCAAGTTCCTGCTCTTGTCGAGCCTCCCTCACGCCTCGCTGCACCTGTGTAAGACCGATTTTACAACCTTCCTGTGCTTGTTCGGTCCAGTCACAATCTTCACTATGTCGTTCTTCCTGTCAACGTTCCTGCATCTCCACGTGTGCTCGTAGTTCActttcatcgtcttgtccttCATCCTGCGCGTACACCTGCTCACAATCGTGTATGCCCCAGCAGGTGATCCCGATTCGGGTCGTGATGCCGAAGATAACCATCCCTACAGAATGCCTTCCAGTGTGCCAACAAAATTGTCGAGATTCGTGCTCTCTTATTTTGAATTCCATCACCTGCAACCCCCTATGTAAGCAGTCCTGTGTGAACAAATGTGTGGACGTCATTCGTGTTTTAGAACAAAATCAACTTACTATTAAAGAAACACATGTTTCTGAAGTTCCGCAGTGTTCGACTGCTTGTATGCCTTTATGTGCACCTCAATGCGTACAGGAACAAAATATACTCGTACAAGAACCTGTGCCAGCCCTCAGTCCAGttgttcttccttcttctcagTGCACAGCAGCATGTATGCCAAATTGTGCAAAGAACTGCGTACAGGAACAACAACCGTCTGTCAATCAGCCTGTTGTGTTCACTAACCCATTTGCCACGGCTGATATCCTTCCTCAGCAACCAGCCATTGGTCAAGAACCATCACTGCTTCCTGACAATATTTCCACACTGTCTCCTCAGCTCCAGGAAGTGTTCGTGGGTTCGCCAACAATGAGTCCAACTCAAATCGCTACAGGGCAACCCCAGCAATCGCCTTTAGATATTCCATTCTTGATGCCTGGCCCAGTTTCCACTGGAACATCTCAACCTCAACTTCAAGAAGTCCCCACTACCCAACCAACACTCGTCTCTGAACAAGGTGCAGGAGAAGTTACTCAATCATCAATATTTGTCACTCCTCCATCATTGATTCCCGGTCCTATTTCACCCGGAGCGCCTTTTCCTCAAGACGCGACCATAAATCAAGTAATAATTGATGGTCTGGCTGCAGCATCATCGCAATCTCAACAGCTTAATCAAG GTGCTTCTACATTTCCaattaattcaattcaaaCGCCGGGTCAGCTTCAATGCGTACCGGCATGTATGCCAAAATGTGATCCGCAATGTATCCTGGAGCAAGAGCTGCTGCAATACGACTGGTCGCAAATGGCCACTGGAACAACACCTCAGCCTAAAAGTGTTGGAATTAGACCTCTTAAGGTGAACATAGTCATGGATGATCCGTCGCAG TCGTATCCTAAGTGTAAGTACGGCTGTGCACAACAGTGTGCTCAACAATGTGGCATGCGATCAGATCAAGAATATTGCCTGAAAATGTGCGAGAATTCCTGCGAGAAGTCTTGCCTGTCAAAG GCGTAA
- a CDS encoding hypothetical protein (NECATOR_CHRII.G8604.T1), with protein MCISKKKSGNTMIVNRTNYVKNSPQPYSVPLSTCSHQNESAALVRMFAQIFWCHFKFAKFGSGEKNRLDLFTKHLSR; from the exons ATG TGTATCAGCAAGAAGAAATCTGGGAACACCATGATAG TCAATCGAACCAACTATGTCAAAAACTCACCGCAACCTTATTCAGTTCCTCTGTCAACTTGCAGTCACCAGAATGAAAGCGCTGCACTTGTACGAATGTTTGCACAAATATT ttgGTGCCACTTCAAATTCGCGAAATTCggaagtggagaaaaaaacagactaGACCTATTTACTAAACATCTGAG CCGATGA
- a CDS encoding hypothetical protein (NECATOR_CHRII.G8602.T2) produces MAPIAPPSCPCAFKVQAQLCRSPCQQTCISACSPFKSPSACQVYCDGTCSESCSDQHIIPVKVAIPQLATPSLCSPVCIQTCQKSCVPQLTLSACIPLCKKTCETTCTSFITTQKKQITVQSPAVLETVPVPQCISACMPTCSFECIQEQQMIVSEVNQIEVPVQPQCIAVCMPTCTYQCIQEQQLIISKQISVQAVEPVPAPLTCISACMPTCSYECILEQETIVNEVKQTLVEVPVQPQCISVCMPTCAPQCIQKQQVIITKPVPVQQITTCTSTCAVKCTKCSVQISPQPCMPVCHLSCQKTCPLEIVACSSTGGTCTCDSGFYRCGMMMCCRTL; encoded by the exons ATGGCACCGATAGCACCGCCTTCATGTCCCTGTGCATTCAAGGTCCAAGCGCAGCTCTGCCGTTCCCCTTGCCAACAGACATGCATCTCAGCATGTTCTCCGTTCAAATCTCCGTCAGCCTGTCAGGTGTACTGTGATGGCACGTGCTCTGAGTCGTGCTCGGACCAGCACATCATTCCGGTTAAAGTGGCGATTCCCCAACTGGCTACACCGAGTCTCTGCTCGCCAGTGTGCATACAAACATGTCAGAAGTCCTGCGTACCTCAACTAACCCTTTCAGCCTGTATACCCTTATGTAAAAAGACTTGTGAGACCACATGCACTTCGTTCATCACCACTCAAAAGAAACAGATTACGGTACAATCACCCGCGGTGTTGGAGACGGTACCGGTACCTCAGTGCATTTCCGCATGCATGCCCACTTGTTCATTCGAATGTATCCAGGAACAACAAATGATCGTTAGTGAGGTGAATCAAATCGAAGTTCCCGTTCAACCTCAGTGCATCGCTGTATGTATGCCCACCTGTACCTATCAATGTATTCAAGAACAACAACTAATCATCAGCAAACAAATATCCGTACAAGCTGTGGAACCTGTTCCTGCTCCACTCACATGTATTTCTGCATGTATGCCCACCTGCTCGTATGAATGTATTCTGGAACAGGAAACGATCGTGAACGAAGTGAAACAAACTCTCGTCGAAGTTCCAGTACAACCTCAGTGTATTTCTGTTTGTATGCCCACCTGTGCCCCACAATGCATTCAAAAGCAGCAAGTGATAATCACCAAACCTGTTCCAGTCCAG CAAATCACAACCTGTACGTCCACTTGTGCAGTGAAGTGCACAAAATGCAGTGTGCAAATCAGTCCACAACCATGTATGCCTGTCTGTCATCTATCCTGCCAAAAGACTTGTCCTCTTGAG atcgtAGCGTGTTCATCTACTGGCGGTACGTGCACCTGTGATAGCGGCTTCTACAGATGCGGAATGATGATGTGCTGTAGGACACTGTAA
- a CDS encoding hypothetical protein (NECATOR_CHRII.G8603.T2), whose translation MTEHPVGKKRLDCCCPVSLAINASVGKLFIISTATMCTAFALGLILLVTLTEQTSVTRTKRQCPCAYFPPSSCSCRASLTPRCTCEQQPSVNQPVVFTNPFATADILPQQPAIGQEPSLLPDNISTLSPQLQEVFVDIPFLMPGPVSTGTSQPQLQEVPTTQPTLVSEQGAGEVTQSSIFVTPPSLIPGPISPGAPFPQDATINQVIIDGLAAASSQSQQLNQGASTFPINSIQTPGQLQCVPACMPKCDPQCILEQELLQYDWSQMATGTTPQPKSVGIRPLKVNIVMDDPSQSYPKCKYGCAQQCAQQCGMRSDQEYCLKMCENSCEKSCLSKA comes from the exons ATGACAGAACATCCAGTGGGGAAAAAACGTCTTGATTGTTGTTGTCCGGTTTCACTCGCTATAAATGCTTCGGTCGGCAAGCTCTTCATCATCTCAACGGCAACAATGTGCACAGCTTTTGCTCTAGGATTGATATTGCTAGTTACACTGACTGAACAG ACCTCTGTAACTCGCACGAAACGACAGTGTCCCTGCGCCTATTTCCCGCCAAGTTCCTGCTCTTGTCGAGCCTCCCTCACGCCTCGCTGCACCTGT GAACAACAACCGTCTGTCAATCAGCCTGTTGTGTTCACTAACCCATTTGCCACGGCTGATATCCTTCCTCAGCAACCAGCCATTGGTCAAGAACCATCACTGCTTCCTGACAATATTTCCACACTGTCTCCTCAGCTCCAGGAAGTGTTCGTGG ATATTCCATTCTTGATGCCTGGCCCAGTTTCCACTGGAACATCTCAACCTCAACTTCAAGAAGTCCCCACTACCCAACCAACACTCGTCTCTGAACAAGGTGCAGGAGAAGTTACTCAATCATCAATATTTGTCACTCCTCCATCATTGATTCCCGGTCCTATTTCACCCGGAGCGCCTTTTCCTCAAGACGCGACCATAAATCAAGTAATAATTGATGGTCTGGCTGCAGCATCATCGCAATCTCAACAGCTTAATCAAG GTGCTTCTACATTTCCaattaattcaattcaaaCGCCGGGTCAGCTTCAATGCGTACCGGCATGTATGCCAAAATGTGATCCGCAATGTATCCTGGAGCAAGAGCTGCTGCAATACGACTGGTCGCAAATGGCCACTGGAACAACACCTCAGCCTAAAAGTGTTGGAATTAGACCTCTTAAGGTGAACATAGTCATGGATGATCCGTCGCAG TCGTATCCTAAGTGTAAGTACGGCTGTGCACAACAGTGTGCTCAACAATGTGGCATGCGATCAGATCAAGAATATTGCCTGAAAATGTGCGAGAATTCCTGCGAGAAGTCTTGCCTGTCAAAG GCGTAA
- a CDS encoding hypothetical protein (NECATOR_CHRII.G8602.T1), whose product MHSVLLLGLVFLTVTEQSSLTHVKRLCPCSGFVSNSCNCYGNFVPQCTCMRPSVPQSHCACAAWAETAQCRASCQHACLSRCYQSKSFSMCPLSCRYTCSKSCMSQQLIPLRVSIPKTVSPTQCPIQCHQSCLRSCTAHLNPSFCLPFCKRPCEQRCVLAANIQNQLQLLSQANMPELIPSPQCTASCMPECTPQCTEQQDSFSNQLHAPPTSMESQCVSACTPKCDPQCIYEQEHKAAEQPPLPFPTLIPTEGAEAQEQTEGEHSTTPYPTSPSLQCIDACMPNCDSQCILEHELQRNEVQYPSTPVPESILTEEPSSECVEACMPKCEFQCISAYQRIPGEKSTESFTTPSTMNLDEPECVPECMPSCEPECVLEQYLVKNLTPVHEPLSPTRSQEHSDSPLRVEIIFEDQKKHSLAKRECPCAISSTSSCICTPEAKSSCTCMAPIAPPSCPCAFKVQAQLCRSPCQQTCISACSPFKSPSACQVYCDGTCSESCSDQHIIPVKVAIPQLATPSLCSPVCIQTCQKSCVPQLTLSACIPLCKKTCETTCTSFITTQKKQITVQSPAVLETVPVPQCISACMPTCSFECIQEQQMIVSEVNQIEVPVQPQCIAVCMPTCTYQCIQEQQLIISKQISVQAVEPVPAPLTCISACMPTCSYECILEQETIVNEVKQTLVEVPVQPQCISVCMPTCAPQCIQKQQVIITKPVPVQVRIFPLDKKVPLHLS is encoded by the exons ATGCACTCGGTTCTTCTGCTTGGGCTAGTATTTTTAACTGTTACGGAGCAG TCTTCACTGACTCATGTGAAACGCCTATGTCCATGCTCCGGATTCGTCTCAAATTCCTGTAATTGTTACGGTAATTTTGTACCTCAATGCACCTGCATGAGACCATCCGTTCCACAATCGCACTGTGCGTGCGCGGCCTGGGCGGAAACCGCGCAATGCCGCGCTTCTTGTCAACATGCTTGTCTGTCCAGATGCTACCAGAGCAAGTCCTTCTCGATGTGCCCTCTGTCTTGCAGATATACATGTTCTAAATCGTGTATGAGCCAGCAGTTGATCCCACTGCGTGTGTCGATTCCGAAAACTGTGTCGCCGACACAATGTCCAATCCAATGCCACCAATCTTGCCTGAGATCCTGCACAGCTCATTTGAATCCGTCCTTCTGTCTCCCTTTCTGCAAGAGACCTTGTGAACAAAGATGTGTCCTGGCAGCTAATATTCAAAACCAGTTACAACTATTGAGTCAAGCGAATATGCCAGAACTAATCCCTTCACCTCAATGTACAGCTTCTTGCATGCCTGAGTGCACACCACAATGCACAGAACAACAGGATTCCTTTTCCAATCAACTACACGCTCCACCTACTTCCATGGAATCTCAGTGTGTCTCAGCTTGTACACCAAAATGCGATCCACAATGCATCTATGAACAAGAACATAAGGCAGCGGAACAACCTCCGTTACCGTTTCCAACTCTGATTCCCACAGAAGGAGCGGAAGCTCAGGAGCAAACCGAAGGCGAGCACTCAACGACACCATATCCAACATCACCGTCTTTGCAGTGCATCGATGCTTGCATGCCAAATTGCGATTCTCAGTGCATTCTGGAACATGAATTGCAACGAAATGAAGTCCAATATCCATCAACTCCTGTTCCGGAATCGATATTGACAGAAGAACCTTCATCTGAATGCGTAGAGGCCTGTATGCCTAAGTGCGAATTTCAGTGCATCTCAGCCTATCAGAGAATTCCCGGCGAAAAATCTACAGAATCTTTCACAACCCCAAGTACAATGAATCTCGATGAACCCGAATGCGTTCCCGAATGTATGCCGTCATGCGAACCTGAATGTGTCCTGGAGCAGTACCTTGTGAAAAATCTGACGCCTGTGCATGAGCCACTTTCACCGACACGATCGCAAGAACATTCAGACTCGCCTTTGCGAGTGGAGATAATCTTCGAAGACCAGAAGAAG cacTCACTCGCAAAACGGGAATGTCCATGTGCGATATCATCCACGAGTTCGTGTATTTGTACGCCAGAAGCGAAATCTTCTTGTACATGCATGGCACCGATAGCACCGCCTTCATGTCCCTGTGCATTCAAGGTCCAAGCGCAGCTCTGCCGTTCCCCTTGCCAACAGACATGCATCTCAGCATGTTCTCCGTTCAAATCTCCGTCAGCCTGTCAGGTGTACTGTGATGGCACGTGCTCTGAGTCGTGCTCGGACCAGCACATCATTCCGGTTAAAGTGGCGATTCCCCAACTGGCTACACCGAGTCTCTGCTCGCCAGTGTGCATACAAACATGTCAGAAGTCCTGCGTACCTCAACTAACCCTTTCAGCCTGTATACCCTTATGTAAAAAGACTTGTGAGACCACATGCACTTCGTTCATCACCACTCAAAAGAAACAGATTACGGTACAATCACCCGCGGTGTTGGAGACGGTACCGGTACCTCAGTGCATTTCCGCATGCATGCCCACTTGTTCATTCGAATGTATCCAGGAACAACAAATGATCGTTAGTGAGGTGAATCAAATCGAAGTTCCCGTTCAACCTCAGTGCATCGCTGTATGTATGCCCACCTGTACCTATCAATGTATTCAAGAACAACAACTAATCATCAGCAAACAAATATCCGTACAAGCTGTGGAACCTGTTCCTGCTCCACTCACATGTATTTCTGCATGTATGCCCACCTGCTCGTATGAATGTATTCTGGAACAGGAAACGATCGTGAACGAAGTGAAACAAACTCTCGTCGAAGTTCCAGTACAACCTCAGTGTATTTCTGTTTGTATGCCCACCTGTGCCCCACAATGCATTCAAAAGCAGCAAGTGATAATCACCAAACCTGTTCCAGTCCAGGTGAGGATTTTTCCCTTAGATAAGAAAGTTCCCCTCCATCTGTCCTAG